The following are encoded in a window of Perca fluviatilis chromosome 21, GENO_Pfluv_1.0, whole genome shotgun sequence genomic DNA:
- the LOC120551388 gene encoding microfibril-associated glycoprotein 4-like, which yields MKLVSVVLVLLAPLLTSCQKLVLPVDCSNIYNNDNSRPSGVYTIYPIGATSAVQVYCDMDSEGGRWTVFQRRMDGTINFYRGWDQYKTGFGSAAGEYWLGLESLYHLALRNKYELLVDMEDFEGNKAFARYSSFSIDPESYGYTLHVSGFINGGAGDSLATHNGQKFSTFDKDQDNNGGNCARLRMGAFWYNNCNYANPNGVYHWGADKTFFAVGVEWYHWKGVDYSLKTISMKVRPVQ from the exons ATGAAG ctggtTTCAGTCGTCCTCGTCCTGCTGGCTCCACTGTTGACCAGCTGCCAGAAGCTCGTTCTGCCAGTGGACTGCAGTAACATTTATAATAATGACAACAGCCGACCCAGTGGAGTGTACACCATCTATCCCATCGGAGCCACGTCTGCTGTCCAG gtgtacTGTGACATGGATTCAGAAGGAGGACGGTGGACT gtgttCCAGAGGAGGATGGATGGCACGATAAACTTCTACAGGGGCTGGGATCAATACAAGACAGGCTTTGGTAGCGCTGCTGGAGAGTACTGGCTCG GTCTCGAGTCTCTCTACCACCTGGCTCTGAGGAACAAGTACGAGCTGCTGGTCGACATGGAGGACTTTGAAGGAAACAAAGCGTTCGCTCGTTACTCCTCATTCTCCATCGACCCAGAATCCTACGGATACACACTGCATGTTTCTGGATTCATTAATGGAGGAGCAG GAGACTCCCTGGCTACTCACAACGGACAGAAGTTCTCCACCTTCGACAAAGACCaggacaacaatggagggaaCTGTGCCAGATTACGTATGGGGGCGTTCTGGTACAACAACTGTAACTATGCAAATCCGAACGGTGTTTATCACTGGGGGGCTGACAAAACTTTCTTTGCTGTTGGAGTGGAGTGGTACCATTGGAAAGGTGTTGACTACTCCCTGAAGACCATCAGCATGAAGGTCCGTCCTGTGCAGTAG
- the LOC120551387 gene encoding transmembrane protein 100-like has translation MAHLFLASKISAPDDLHHGARTPRSVVVTTHVPHVNEAQLSAATGGAETSCSRCTVPFGVVVLIAGVVVKAVAYAFNSHGSVISMLGLALLAAGLLLLAASAVCWRQRRRAHGRDRRRESQTALMASQGYCRA, from the coding sequence ATGGCCCACCTTTTCCTCGCCAGTAAGATTTCCGCGCCGGACGACCTCCACCACGGCGCCAGGACCCCACGGAGCGTCGTCGTGACAACCCACGTCCCGCACGTCAACGAGGCGCAGCTGTCGGCGGCCACCGGCGGCGCCGAGACCTCGTGCTCGCGCTGCACCGTGCCGTTCGGCGTGGTCGTGCTCATCGCTGGCGTGGTGGTGAAGGCGGTGGCGTACGCCTTCAACTCGCACGGGTCGGTCATCTCGATGCTGGGCCTGGCGCTGCTCGCCGCCGGGCTGCTTCTGCTCGCCGCCAGCGCCGTCTGCTGGCGTCAGCGGCGCCGCGCCCACGGGAGAGACCGGCGCCGCGAGAGCCAGACCGCCCTCATGGCGAGCCAGGGGTACTGCCGGGCCTGA